A stretch of the Sphingobacterium thalpophilum genome encodes the following:
- a CDS encoding Smr/MutS family protein, with product MRKPPAIVDLHATAFLDDWEDYSADELLLESVDYLRSNLDAAIYWEMNEIKFIHGKGKGILKKLVFKELQQYKEAGSIERYYTSYQNEDIVVVVIGI from the coding sequence ATGCGCAAACCACCAGCTATCGTTGATCTCCATGCTACCGCTTTTCTTGATGATTGGGAAGACTACTCTGCCGACGAGCTCCTGCTAGAATCCGTTGACTATTTAAGATCAAATCTCGACGCCGCCATTTATTGGGAAATGAATGAAATCAAATTTATTCACGGCAAAGGCAAAGGAATATTAAAGAAATTGGTGTTTAAGGAACTGCAGCAATATAAGGAAGCTGGTTCGATCGAACGGTATTACACTTCTTATCAGAATGAAGATATTGTCGTGGTGGTCATCGGTATATAA